One genomic window of Haloferax mediterranei ATCC 33500 includes the following:
- a CDS encoding alpha/beta hydrolase family protein, translating to MDHLETPAVHRLMVSPVGRLLTTRPFEAFKIRSLPREFAVVRARAAADAALGKGPRAYLHEVGAPPAPHLHDRIERALAAYAQLREEYDETMARWESVFWDGYESLPDERVAIERERRKISQKRAKPTDIFGFLAKEHLVPSVQFEMPNPDDARTRWHHEIAEPERLYGFTEARATEEFPRVERSATVRGPGTVEYLLRFNSPSPHLSDRATARVYEPADVDDDLPTLVFHSGLGMFNDQLVYWPEEEYLARTLAPEGYRVILPDAPWHGRRELLGRYSGEPYIARAPVGFFTLYSAAALETAVLVDWARTEGAPTVGVGGVSLGGITALHVGGRCGDWPESMRPDLLFPVGMPGAIDQTLLVGRLTELLDIDSALDAAGWTGDVLHEFAPLLNPPKQPSFDADRVFSFIGTRDEIAPTRTARVLLDEWSVPEANRREWNCGHFGVLSNLIRGSEFQTTVRRELDAAVRDERKTVSV from the coding sequence ATGGACCACCTCGAAACCCCGGCAGTGCACCGACTCATGGTCTCCCCCGTCGGGCGGCTACTTACCACCCGGCCGTTCGAGGCGTTTAAAATCCGTTCGCTCCCCCGCGAGTTCGCCGTCGTCCGCGCACGGGCCGCCGCCGACGCCGCACTCGGGAAGGGACCGAGAGCGTACCTCCACGAAGTTGGCGCACCACCCGCGCCCCACCTCCACGACCGAATCGAGCGTGCCCTCGCAGCGTACGCCCAACTCCGCGAGGAGTACGACGAGACGATGGCGCGCTGGGAGAGCGTCTTCTGGGACGGCTACGAGTCGCTGCCGGACGAGCGGGTCGCTATCGAGCGCGAACGCCGAAAGATATCGCAGAAGCGGGCGAAACCGACGGACATCTTTGGATTCCTCGCGAAAGAACACCTCGTTCCATCGGTACAGTTCGAGATGCCGAATCCCGACGACGCTCGGACTCGATGGCACCACGAAATCGCCGAACCGGAGCGACTCTACGGGTTCACCGAGGCCAGAGCGACAGAGGAGTTCCCCCGCGTCGAACGCTCCGCAACCGTCCGCGGACCGGGAACAGTCGAGTATCTGCTTCGATTCAACTCTCCGTCACCCCACCTCAGCGACCGTGCCACGGCACGGGTGTACGAACCCGCCGACGTGGACGACGACCTTCCGACGCTCGTCTTCCACTCCGGGTTGGGAATGTTCAACGACCAACTCGTCTATTGGCCCGAAGAGGAGTACCTCGCGCGGACGCTCGCACCCGAGGGATACCGTGTCATTCTCCCCGACGCGCCGTGGCACGGCCGACGCGAACTGCTCGGTCGATACAGCGGTGAACCCTATATCGCCCGTGCGCCGGTCGGTTTTTTCACTCTCTACTCGGCCGCGGCGCTGGAGACTGCCGTGCTCGTCGACTGGGCGCGAACAGAGGGAGCACCGACCGTCGGCGTCGGCGGTGTCAGTCTCGGCGGAATTACCGCGCTCCACGTTGGCGGTCGCTGCGGCGACTGGCCCGAATCGATGCGACCCGACTTACTGTTCCCTGTCGGGATGCCGGGCGCTATCGACCAGACGCTTCTCGTCGGAAGGCTCACTGAACTCCTCGATATCGACAGCGCGCTCGACGCCGCAGGGTGGACCGGCGATGTGCTTCACGAGTTCGCACCGCTTCTGAACCCGCCGAAACAACCCTCGTTCGACGCCGACCGTGTCTTCTCGTTTATCGGGACGAGAGACGAAATCGCCCCGACGCGGACAGCGCGCGTACTCCTCGATGAATGGAGCGTGCCCGAAGCGAACCGCCGCGAGTGGAACTGCGGCCACTTCGGCGTGCTCTCGAACCTGATTCGTGGGTCCGAGTTCCAAACGACGGTCAGACGGGAACTCGACGCGGCGGTGCGAGACGAGCGAAAGACGGTCTCAGTCTGA
- the thrS gene encoding threonine--tRNA ligase: MSDIAVILPDGTELSVEEGATVRDAAFEIGPGLGKDTVAGVVDGELVDKETPLHDGANLVIVTDQSDEYLDVLRHSAAHVFAQALQRLYPEAKLTIGPWTDDGFYYDVTDVDLEKEDLEAIEDEMRNIIEEDLDIERTLIDREEALEKYADNPYKRDILETEAAGDDELSFYQQGEFEDLCKGPHVDSTGDIGAVKLLNISAAYWRGDEENDTLTRVYGTAFESESELEEFLEMREEAAERDHRKLGQELDLFSIPSVTGPGLPLYHPNGKKVLQALETYGRDLNESYEYDYVETPHLFRTELWKQSGHYDNYQDDMFLLDVNDEEYGLKPMNCPGHATIFKQGSWSYRDLPVRYAENGKVYRKEQRGELSGLSRVWAFTIDDGHLFVRPDQIEQEVEDIMDIILEVLQTFDLDYEVALATRPEKSVGSDEIWEQAESQLKSVLEDSEMDYFVEEGDGAFYGPKIDFSFEDALGRKWDGPTVQLDFNMPERFELSYTGEDNEEHRPVMIHRALYGSFERFFMVLIEHYNGKFPTWLAPEQVRILPISDDQIDYAESIKEDLGDFRVTIEDRSWTLGRKIREAQTDRVPYMIIVGGNEEEAGTISVRDRKERETQDVSVEEFRDHLVGEVDDQRVEPGFLDEE; this comes from the coding sequence ATGAGTGATATCGCTGTCATCCTCCCCGACGGAACGGAGCTTTCCGTCGAGGAGGGTGCGACGGTGCGAGATGCCGCGTTCGAAATCGGCCCCGGTCTCGGCAAGGACACCGTTGCCGGCGTCGTCGATGGCGAACTCGTGGACAAGGAGACGCCTCTCCACGACGGCGCGAATCTCGTCATCGTCACCGACCAGTCCGACGAATATCTCGACGTGCTTCGCCACTCGGCGGCCCACGTCTTCGCACAGGCCCTCCAGCGCCTCTACCCCGAGGCCAAACTGACCATCGGTCCGTGGACGGACGACGGCTTCTACTACGACGTGACGGACGTCGACCTCGAAAAGGAGGACCTCGAAGCCATCGAAGACGAGATGCGGAATATTATCGAGGAAGACCTCGACATCGAGCGCACCCTCATCGACCGCGAGGAAGCCCTCGAAAAGTACGCCGACAATCCCTACAAGCGCGACATCCTCGAAACCGAGGCCGCCGGTGACGACGAGCTTTCGTTCTACCAGCAAGGCGAGTTCGAAGACCTCTGTAAGGGTCCGCACGTGGATTCGACGGGCGATATCGGCGCGGTCAAACTCCTGAACATCTCCGCCGCCTACTGGCGCGGCGACGAGGAAAACGACACGCTGACGCGCGTCTACGGGACGGCCTTCGAGTCCGAATCCGAACTCGAAGAGTTCCTCGAAATGCGCGAAGAAGCCGCCGAGCGTGACCACCGCAAACTCGGACAGGAACTCGACCTGTTCTCGATTCCGAGCGTCACTGGTCCCGGTCTGCCGCTGTACCACCCCAACGGGAAGAAGGTCCTGCAGGCGCTGGAGACGTACGGTCGCGACCTCAACGAGTCCTACGAGTACGACTACGTCGAGACGCCGCACCTGTTCCGCACGGAACTGTGGAAACAGTCGGGCCACTACGACAACTATCAAGACGACATGTTCCTCCTCGACGTGAACGACGAGGAGTACGGCCTGAAGCCGATGAACTGCCCCGGCCACGCGACCATCTTCAAGCAGGGAAGCTGGAGTTACCGCGACCTGCCGGTTCGCTACGCCGAAAACGGGAAGGTCTACCGGAAGGAACAGCGCGGCGAACTCTCCGGTCTCTCGCGTGTCTGGGCCTTCACCATCGACGACGGCCACCTGTTCGTCCGCCCTGACCAGATCGAACAGGAAGTCGAGGACATCATGGACATCATCCTCGAGGTGCTCCAGACGTTCGACCTCGACTACGAGGTCGCACTCGCCACGCGCCCCGAGAAGTCCGTCGGGTCCGACGAAATCTGGGAGCAAGCCGAGTCGCAACTCAAATCCGTCCTCGAAGACAGCGAGATGGACTACTTCGTCGAAGAGGGTGACGGTGCCTTCTACGGACCGAAAATCGACTTCTCGTTCGAGGACGCCCTCGGCCGGAAGTGGGACGGCCCGACGGTCCAACTCGACTTCAACATGCCCGAGCGCTTCGAACTCTCCTACACGGGCGAGGACAACGAGGAACACCGTCCGGTCATGATTCACCGCGCGCTCTACGGTTCGTTCGAGCGCTTCTTCATGGTGCTCATCGAGCACTACAACGGCAAGTTCCCGACGTGGCTCGCCCCCGAGCAGGTCCGTATCCTGCCCATCTCGGACGACCAAATCGACTACGCCGAATCCATCAAGGAGGACCTCGGCGACTTCCGCGTCACCATCGAGGACCGCTCGTGGACGCTCGGCCGGAAGATTCGCGAGGCGCAGACGGACCGCGTCCCGTACATGATTATCGTCGGCGGCAACGAGGAAGAAGCCGGCACCATCTCCGTCCGCGACCGCAAGGAACGCGAGACGCAGGACGTGAGCGTCGAGGAGTTCCGCGACCACCTCGTCGGCGAAGTCGACGACCAGCGCGTCGAACCCGGCTTCCTCGACGAAGAATAA
- a CDS encoding PRC-barrel domain-containing protein, producing MDGTPEEITTLVGREVYSNNGVFVGEVEDVRLDLDHETVTGLALTALNDELFRNQIEPGKGVLIPYRWVRAVGDVILINDVIERLKNPEEDEESLIA from the coding sequence ATGGACGGGACGCCCGAAGAGATTACGACGCTCGTAGGCCGTGAGGTCTACTCGAACAACGGTGTGTTCGTCGGCGAGGTCGAAGATGTCCGCCTCGACTTAGACCACGAGACGGTCACCGGACTCGCGCTGACAGCCCTGAACGACGAACTGTTTCGCAATCAAATCGAACCCGGAAAGGGCGTACTCATCCCGTATCGGTGGGTCCGTGCTGTCGGCGATGTTATCCTCATCAACGACGTTATCGAGCGTCTGAAGAATCCCGAAGAAGACGAAGAATCGCTTATCGCGTGA
- a CDS encoding LutC/YkgG family protein, which yields MSTGTVATFEDSLERLEVGWTHTSVDGLADVLNEVCDEPTVGVELPYDGVELPSWVNTDPTPADLRAANAGITAAGIGIADYGSVVVQGTPDGVEPVSLFADRHVAVLKESDIVPGMPEAFEWLGEEFRTGHSSAIIATGPSATADMGALVKGAHGPKDVHVVILDE from the coding sequence ATGTCAACCGGCACGGTTGCAACGTTCGAGGACTCTCTCGAACGACTCGAAGTAGGCTGGACACACACGTCTGTCGATGGGCTGGCCGACGTTCTCAACGAGGTTTGTGACGAACCAACTGTGGGGGTCGAACTTCCGTACGACGGTGTCGAACTTCCGTCGTGGGTGAACACCGACCCGACTCCCGCAGACCTCCGAGCGGCGAACGCCGGCATCACGGCAGCGGGCATCGGAATTGCGGACTACGGAAGCGTCGTCGTGCAGGGCACACCTGACGGCGTTGAACCTGTCAGTCTGTTCGCGGACCGACACGTCGCAGTTCTCAAGGAATCGGATATCGTCCCCGGCATGCCCGAGGCGTTCGAGTGGTTGGGCGAGGAGTTCCGCACGGGACACTCCTCGGCGATTATCGCCACCGGCCCGAGCGCCACCGCCGACATGGGCGCACTGGTGAAGGGTGCGCACGGTCCCAAAGACGTTCACGTGGTGATTCTCGATGAGTAA
- a CDS encoding DHH family phosphoesterase, producing MSAGVSVSSMSTYAILGCGSVGHAVAEELTDEGKDVLILDKDESRVEALRDQDLNAQATDIADSELADAVAGRDVILILSSDVEANKAAVSTIRGRDDDQFIVVRASDPVSEDELTELGADVVINPSEVIADSALRSVESGELEYKARQLADLLRETDHGLAILTHDNPDPDSLASAVALQAIAREYDVDADILYSGDMGHQENRAFVNILGIELTPRSDAKPLEEYSSVALVDHMKSGMPDLGEVDITVFIDHFEPDEGIDARFTDVRPNVSSTSTILTKYIQEFDLSPSQEVATALLYGIRAETLDFKRDTTPADLTAAAYLYPFADHDTLEKVESPSMSPETLDVLAEAIQNRDVQGSHLVSNAGFIRDRDALTQAAQHLLNLEGITTTAVFGIADDTIYLAARSKDIRMNIGKILSDAFTGIGEAGGHSTQGSVEIPLGIFTGIESSDDNRDTLLQLTEEAVTRKLFRAMGVEGGESGNGS from the coding sequence ATGAGTGCAGGCGTCAGTGTGTCCTCGATGTCCACGTACGCGATACTCGGCTGCGGCAGCGTCGGGCACGCAGTGGCTGAGGAACTGACGGACGAGGGAAAAGATGTCCTCATTCTCGATAAGGACGAGAGTCGCGTCGAAGCCCTGCGCGACCAGGACTTGAACGCGCAAGCGACGGACATCGCCGACTCGGAACTCGCCGATGCCGTCGCAGGGCGGGATGTGATTCTCATTCTCTCGTCGGACGTGGAGGCCAACAAGGCCGCCGTGTCGACCATCCGTGGCCGTGACGACGACCAATTCATCGTCGTCCGCGCGTCCGACCCCGTCTCCGAGGACGAACTGACGGAACTCGGTGCCGACGTGGTCATCAATCCCTCCGAAGTTATCGCCGACTCTGCGCTCCGAAGTGTCGAATCCGGTGAGTTGGAGTACAAGGCGCGACAGCTCGCGGACCTCCTTCGAGAGACCGACCACGGACTGGCCATCCTCACACACGACAATCCCGACCCCGATTCGCTCGCGTCTGCGGTCGCACTGCAGGCCATCGCCCGCGAATACGACGTTGACGCCGACATTCTCTACTCCGGTGACATGGGTCACCAGGAGAATCGGGCGTTCGTGAACATCCTCGGTATCGAACTCACGCCGCGGTCCGATGCGAAACCGCTCGAAGAGTACAGCTCCGTGGCCCTTGTCGACCACATGAAATCAGGGATGCCCGACCTCGGGGAGGTCGACATCACGGTGTTCATCGACCACTTCGAACCGGACGAGGGCATCGATGCCCGCTTTACCGACGTTCGCCCGAACGTCTCGTCGACATCGACGATTCTCACGAAGTACATCCAGGAGTTCGACCTCAGCCCCTCGCAGGAGGTCGCAACCGCGCTCCTGTACGGTATCCGCGCCGAGACGCTCGATTTCAAGCGAGACACGACCCCGGCCGACCTGACCGCGGCGGCGTACCTCTACCCCTTTGCCGACCACGACACGCTGGAGAAAGTCGAGTCGCCGTCGATGTCACCCGAGACGCTGGATGTGCTCGCTGAGGCCATCCAGAACCGGGATGTACAGGGTTCGCACCTCGTCTCGAATGCCGGGTTCATCCGCGACCGAGACGCCCTCACACAGGCGGCACAGCATCTCCTGAACTTGGAGGGTATCACCACCACGGCCGTCTTCGGCATCGCCGACGACACTATCTACCTCGCCGCGCGGTCGAAAGATATCCGGATGAACATTGGGAAGATTCTGAGTGACGCCTTCACCGGTATCGGCGAGGCTGGCGGCCACTCCACACAGGGGTCGGTCGAGATTCCGCTCGGTATCTTCACCGGTATCGAGTCGAGCGACGACAACCGCGATACGCTCTTACAACTCACCGAAGAAGCAGTAACGCGCAAGCTCTTCCGTGCAATGGGTGTGGAGGGCGGCGAGAGCGGAAACGGGAGTTAG
- a CDS encoding DUF2267 domain-containing protein, translating to MNFDEFTGEVQHRLELPGTGETVRAIRATLMTLGQRIPAESAEDLAASLPMEIKWYMTGAVHEHSQHFDWTEFVSRVSEIEQTDPAAAAYHARVIIDLVRTLVPPSDFQQLRDQLPESESDENWRKLFEVVDSGGWSEHNE from the coding sequence ATGAACTTCGATGAATTCACAGGAGAAGTACAGCACAGACTCGAACTTCCGGGGACCGGCGAGACGGTCCGTGCGATTCGAGCGACATTGATGACACTCGGGCAGCGAATCCCGGCGGAGTCCGCCGAAGACCTCGCGGCGTCGCTTCCGATGGAGATTAAGTGGTACATGACCGGTGCCGTCCACGAACACAGCCAGCACTTCGACTGGACGGAATTCGTCTCTCGCGTCAGCGAGATAGAACAGACGGACCCGGCAGCGGCCGCCTACCACGCGCGAGTTATCATAGACCTCGTGCGCACGCTCGTTCCCCCGTCGGACTTCCAGCAACTGCGCGACCAACTGCCGGAGAGTGAATCCGACGAGAACTGGCGCAAACTCTTCGAGGTGGTCGATAGCGGTGGATGGAGCGAACACAACGAGTAA
- a CDS encoding LUD domain-containing protein, whose product MSKAREAKAAKIRQLMETEGDAVGTSTRGFNEGRYESVQTLDDYEGLKSEARAIKEDAIERLPELLDQLRETVEANGGTLYIADDDADANRYIREVCEDKDAERVVKSKSMTSEEIEVNHELEAADIDVVETDLGEWVLQVADDSPSHIVAPAIHKSREAIADLFNETFEPDEPLETAEELTMFAREQLGELIEDADVGMTGANFITADTGTMALVTSEGNARKTAVVPDTHVAVAGVEKIIPTVEDLQPFVELIGKSGTGQDITSYISLLTPPVESPTVDFDDPDTPLTETETDREFHLVLIDNGRMDMRDDDQLRETLYCIRCSACSNVCANFQHVGGHAFGGETYSGGIGTGWEAGVEGLDTAAEFNDLCTGCSRCTTACPVEIDIPWINTVVRDRVNRGEASEVDWLVEGLTPDEEPGGVSLQKRFFGNFETAAKVGSFFAPLSNWASQLSVSRDLMERFLGIDARRELPAFQRETLKDWFDARNSHVENPTRTAVLYPDVYTNHVQVERGKAAVRALEALGVDVVVPDVRSSGRAPLSQGMIATAEDHAHDVYAGLAEHIDDGRDIVVIEPSDLAMFQTEYEKFLPEKSFQRISEASYEVMEYVFGLLENGVDADALATTDSEEVAYHSHCQQRTLGLEGHTEAVLSRLGYDVVTSDVECCGMAGSFGYKSEYYELSVDVGSELQGQFQTDETKHRTVVASGTSCLEQLDSLLRRPSQHPIQLVAPQR is encoded by the coding sequence ATGAGTAAGGCACGCGAGGCGAAGGCGGCGAAGATTCGACAGTTGATGGAAACCGAGGGTGATGCGGTGGGCACGAGCACCCGCGGATTCAACGAGGGACGGTACGAGTCCGTCCAGACGCTCGACGATTACGAGGGGCTAAAATCCGAGGCGCGGGCCATCAAGGAAGACGCCATCGAGCGACTTCCCGAACTGCTCGACCAACTCCGCGAAACCGTCGAAGCGAACGGCGGGACGCTCTACATCGCCGACGACGACGCGGATGCGAACCGCTACATTCGAGAGGTCTGTGAGGACAAGGACGCCGAACGCGTCGTCAAGTCGAAGTCGATGACCTCCGAAGAAATCGAGGTCAACCACGAACTCGAAGCCGCGGACATCGACGTGGTCGAGACCGACCTCGGCGAGTGGGTCCTACAAGTTGCCGACGACTCGCCGTCACATATCGTCGCCCCCGCCATCCACAAGTCGCGGGAGGCCATCGCCGACCTGTTCAACGAGACGTTCGAGCCGGACGAACCGCTGGAGACGGCCGAAGAACTCACCATGTTCGCCCGCGAGCAACTCGGTGAACTCATCGAGGACGCCGACGTGGGGATGACCGGCGCGAACTTCATCACCGCCGACACGGGTACGATGGCGCTCGTCACATCCGAAGGGAACGCCCGAAAGACCGCCGTCGTGCCGGACACCCACGTCGCGGTCGCCGGTGTCGAGAAGATTATTCCAACCGTCGAAGACCTCCAACCCTTCGTCGAACTTATCGGGAAGTCCGGGACGGGACAGGACATCACGTCCTACATCTCGCTTCTCACGCCACCGGTCGAATCGCCGACCGTCGACTTCGACGACCCGGACACGCCGCTCACCGAAACCGAGACCGACCGCGAGTTCCATCTCGTCCTTATCGACAACGGCCGGATGGACATGCGCGACGACGACCAGTTGCGTGAGACGCTCTACTGCATCCGGTGTTCGGCGTGTTCGAACGTCTGCGCCAATTTCCAGCACGTCGGCGGCCACGCCTTCGGCGGCGAGACCTACTCCGGCGGCATCGGAACCGGGTGGGAAGCGGGCGTCGAAGGACTCGACACGGCCGCCGAGTTCAACGACCTCTGTACCGGGTGTAGTCGGTGTACTACGGCCTGCCCGGTCGAAATCGACATCCCGTGGATAAACACGGTCGTCCGCGACCGCGTAAACCGCGGCGAGGCCTCGGAAGTCGATTGGCTCGTCGAGGGACTCACCCCGGACGAAGAACCCGGCGGCGTCAGCCTCCAAAAGCGCTTCTTCGGCAACTTCGAGACGGCCGCGAAGGTCGGGAGCTTCTTCGCTCCGCTCTCGAATTGGGCCTCGCAACTGTCGGTCTCTCGTGACCTTATGGAGCGGTTCCTCGGTATCGACGCCCGGCGCGAACTCCCCGCCTTCCAGCGCGAGACGCTGAAAGACTGGTTCGACGCCCGAAATTCGCACGTCGAGAACCCGACGCGAACTGCCGTTCTCTACCCGGACGTGTACACGAACCACGTACAGGTCGAACGCGGGAAAGCCGCTGTTCGCGCTCTCGAAGCGCTCGGCGTCGACGTGGTCGTTCCCGACGTTCGGTCGTCGGGCCGCGCCCCGCTTTCGCAAGGGATGATTGCGACCGCCGAAGACCACGCTCACGACGTGTACGCCGGGCTTGCGGAACACATCGACGACGGCAGAGATATCGTCGTCATCGAGCCGTCCGACCTCGCAATGTTCCAAACCGAGTACGAGAAGTTCCTCCCCGAAAAATCGTTCCAGCGCATCTCCGAGGCCAGTTACGAGGTTATGGAGTACGTCTTCGGCCTGCTCGAAAACGGTGTAGATGCCGACGCGCTCGCGACGACCGACAGCGAGGAAGTCGCCTACCACAGCCACTGTCAGCAACGGACGCTCGGACTCGAAGGCCACACCGAAGCCGTTCTCTCGCGTCTCGGCTACGACGTAGTCACCTCTGACGTGGAGTGCTGCGGAATGGCCGGGTCGTTCGGGTACAAGTCCGAATACTACGAACTGAGCGTCGACGTCGGGTCGGAGCTACAGGGTCAGTTCCAGACCGACGAGACGAAACACCGAACCGTGGTCGCAAGCGGGACCTCGTGTCTCGAACAACTCGACTCGCTGCTTCGCCGACCGTCGCAGCACCCGATTCAACTCGTCGCGCCGCAGCGGTAA
- a CDS encoding Nramp family divalent metal transporter, which yields MSGRQPDSDAEGQSPEDSPDAGASDSPADPSASDSTQTPKGGVTGGDEVYASEVEGKQYRGTWYLPLRYEDLDESPDSEEYPETGTGGSFRITDLPRVPRVGHVVGPSAIMLGASLGSGETLFWPVLTAQFGWTVFWAFIVGIFTQFLINTELQRWTLATGESIFRAFARVGTYWPWAFLIGGLISLGWPGWAAGAAQVAATAFGLDGSVAIFGFSIATWKLIAAGLMAAIWLSYQISSVMYNVVEVFQIGLLFVAIGAALMLVAVSGSWVEFADIPAATGSVGTLPEGIDIAVFLGGLAFAGAGGYLNLSQSLWMREKGYGMGNYQGRVKNPLRGDDPEPIERDGFTFRPTVTNLRRWRGWWRVVQLEHLLTFVLGLLVVAPALMSVAIQYSPGTTTNAIQMWLGDVVPLLGPLGSFLVFAVLFVALFTTEYAIVESFVRNSADALYESYGREAGWDLPKLFWRLLTAFCAWGVIIILLFTSPFEGQEPFFFLVVGAAMSGVMMWPYTALVLVMNTTRLPEHLQPGWGRVLGMWWATGFYGYFSVLLIGTSLTNFGLAAFETAPSILGSGAGGYALWAMYLTAQAYTVSKSAAGKRAAAGTVPDADEASGWFS from the coding sequence ATGAGCGGCCGTCAGCCCGATTCTGACGCGGAGGGACAGTCCCCGGAGGACTCGCCCGACGCTGGAGCGTCGGACTCTCCTGCCGACCCGAGTGCTTCGGATTCGACTCAGACACCGAAAGGCGGCGTAACCGGTGGTGACGAGGTCTACGCCTCGGAGGTCGAAGGAAAACAGTACCGCGGGACGTGGTACCTCCCGCTTCGATACGAGGACCTCGACGAGTCACCCGACTCGGAGGAGTACCCTGAAACGGGAACCGGCGGGTCGTTCCGTATCACCGACCTTCCGCGCGTTCCCCGTGTCGGCCACGTCGTCGGTCCGTCGGCCATCATGCTCGGTGCCTCGCTCGGCAGCGGCGAGACGCTGTTTTGGCCCGTCTTGACGGCGCAGTTCGGGTGGACCGTTTTCTGGGCGTTCATCGTCGGCATCTTCACGCAGTTTCTCATCAACACCGAACTTCAGCGCTGGACGCTCGCTACGGGAGAAAGCATCTTCCGCGCGTTCGCGCGCGTGGGAACGTACTGGCCGTGGGCGTTCCTCATCGGCGGCCTCATCAGTCTCGGGTGGCCGGGGTGGGCCGCCGGTGCAGCACAGGTCGCTGCAACAGCCTTCGGATTGGATGGTTCTGTTGCTATCTTCGGGTTCTCTATCGCTACCTGGAAGCTCATCGCCGCGGGGTTGATGGCCGCCATCTGGCTTTCGTACCAGATTTCGTCGGTCATGTACAACGTCGTCGAAGTGTTCCAAATCGGCCTGCTGTTCGTCGCCATCGGCGCGGCCCTGATGCTCGTCGCTGTGAGCGGGTCGTGGGTCGAGTTCGCCGATATTCCCGCCGCCACGGGGTCGGTCGGGACGCTCCCGGAAGGCATCGATATCGCCGTATTCCTCGGTGGTCTCGCCTTCGCGGGCGCGGGCGGCTATCTCAACCTCTCGCAGAGTCTCTGGATGCGCGAGAAGGGATACGGCATGGGCAACTACCAGGGCCGAGTGAAGAATCCGCTTCGCGGTGACGACCCGGAACCAATCGAACGCGACGGCTTTACGTTCCGGCCGACGGTGACGAACCTCCGTCGGTGGCGCGGGTGGTGGCGGGTCGTCCAACTCGAACATCTCCTGACGTTCGTCCTCGGCTTGCTCGTCGTCGCCCCGGCGCTCATGAGCGTCGCCATCCAGTACTCGCCGGGGACAACGACGAACGCCATTCAGATGTGGCTCGGCGATGTCGTCCCGCTTCTCGGCCCTCTCGGTTCGTTCCTCGTGTTCGCTGTTCTCTTCGTCGCGCTCTTTACCACCGAGTACGCCATCGTCGAGTCGTTCGTTCGGAACAGCGCCGACGCGCTCTACGAATCCTACGGGCGCGAGGCTGGCTGGGACCTTCCGAAGCTCTTCTGGCGACTCCTCACCGCGTTCTGCGCTTGGGGTGTCATCATCATCCTGCTTTTCACCTCACCGTTCGAGGGGCAAGAGCCGTTTTTCTTTCTCGTCGTCGGGGCCGCGATGTCGGGTGTGATGATGTGGCCCTACACCGCGCTCGTTCTCGTGATGAACACGACGCGACTGCCCGAACATCTCCAACCCGGATGGGGTCGCGTTCTCGGAATGTGGTGGGCGACGGGATTCTACGGCTACTTTAGCGTCCTTCTCATCGGGACGTCGCTGACGAACTTCGGGCTTGCAGCATTCGAGACGGCCCCGTCGATTCTCGGGAGCGGTGCTGGCGGGTACGCCCTCTGGGCGATGTACCTCACCGCACAGGCCTACACGGTGAGCAAGTCCGCCGCAGGAAAGCGCGCGGCCGCTGGTACGGTCCCGGATGCTGACGAGGCATCTGGGTGGTTCTCCTGA
- a CDS encoding GNAT family N-acetyltransferase, translated as MSRPTFIECDRLELKPPEEDDIEFLREGVNHPKVRQYISLFSTPYTEDRYRDELWPREHDGDNVSLLVIPNDGDFSGEPIGSVQLYPIIHTDGYANFGVWFHPKAWGEGYALEASAHLFEYGFQDLRLHRISATTMAPNEDSTSLCERLGFVHEGTARQAQFANGEYVDVERYGLLAEEWEGTSEVLET; from the coding sequence ATGTCAAGACCAACATTCATCGAGTGCGACCGTCTCGAACTCAAGCCCCCTGAAGAAGACGACATCGAGTTCCTCAGAGAGGGAGTGAACCATCCGAAAGTCCGCCAATACATCAGTTTGTTCAGTACCCCGTACACCGAAGATCGTTACCGAGACGAGCTTTGGCCAAGAGAACACGACGGAGACAACGTTTCTCTACTCGTCATTCCGAACGACGGCGACTTCTCGGGAGAGCCAATTGGGTCAGTACAACTCTACCCCATTATCCACACGGATGGATACGCGAACTTCGGCGTCTGGTTCCATCCGAAGGCGTGGGGAGAAGGATACGCCCTCGAAGCTAGCGCACACCTGTTTGAATACGGATTCCAAGATCTCAGATTGCACCGTATCTCTGCTACCACGATGGCCCCAAACGAGGATTCTACGTCTCTTTGTGAACGTCTCGGGTTCGTCCATGAAGGGACTGCTCGTCAAGCACAATTCGCCAACGGAGAATACGTCGATGTCGAACGCTATGGCCTACTTGCTGAGGAATGGGAAGGCACCAGCGAGGTACTGGAAACTTGA